The genomic interval CGATGTGCAGGTCGAACTCGTCTCACTCAGCCAGTCAGCACGCCTCACCCGCGAGCAGATGCGACTGCAGGCCGAGTTCTCGCCGTACCTGCGCCTCGCCGCTCCCGACCTCCCGGGTCTCCGACGTCAGGCCGAGAGCCTGATCGCGATCATCCGCGCTGTCGAGGCCTGCGACCCGGACGACGCCGGCCGGCGCACCGAGCTCATGGTCTCCGACGTGATCGACACCCTCATCCATCTGCAGAACTCACCCGAGAGCTCGGCCTGACGACAGCATCCATCGACGTGCACTGGAGGACGCGATGACCACTACAACCACCCACCCCGCCGCGGCGGCGCGGATCGTCGAAGACTACTTCGGCTCCCCCATTCAGCAGCTGCTCGGCTGGGTCGATCCCTGCGCGCGGCAGCTGGCCGACGTGCTGCAGGCCGGCGCGCTCACTCGAGCGAAGCTCGACGCGATCGTCGAGCCGTACGCCTCACAGACGCTGGGACTGCGCGATGTGCCGGTCTACGGTGCGGGCTTCATCGCCACCCTCGATCTGCTCGCCGACGCGCACAGCCACCTCGCCTGGTGGCAGGGCGATGAGCGACGCAAACTGGTCCTGGCGTCGCAGACGGTGAACAAGGAGTACATCGACTACAGCGAGCTGGAGTGGTACCGGGTGCCGATGAGCACCCTCTTGCCGCACGTAGCGGGTCCCTACGTCGACTACCTCTGCAGCGATGAGTACACCATCACGATCGCCGTTCCCGCGATCGCCGACGGCCGGGCACTCGGCGTGGCAGGTCTCGATCTGCTCGTCGCCGAGGTCGAGCGCGAACTGACGCCGCGGTTCGCGGCACTGGGGCTGCAGGTGACGCTCACCAACGGAGTCGGGCGCGTCGTCGTCTCCACCGACCCACGGTGCGCCACCGGCGACTCGGTGCGCGGCAGTCGCCTGGCCGACCTGCCGAGGATCGCCTGCGAGGGCGTCGCGCTGGACGTGATCGTCGAGAGCCTGTGACGGATGCTGTGAACTCGGCCACCGGGGCCCGACCCTTGACTTCCGTCGATCCTCGGGGCACCCTGGTTAAAGATCAACTCAGCGCCCGGAGGACTTGCAGGCATCGCCGCAGCCACGGGCGCTGAGTCTGTGTTCGGGGCTTCACAACGAGCGTGCTGACCCTCTTCGTCAGTACGCGAGCAGCTGCGCCCTCGTCTGACGAGTGCGCATGAGCAGCGCGTACTCATCGGCGCCGGCGTAGGGGTCACGCCGGGTGATGGCGCGCTGTCGCACGGATGCCAGCTCGGTCGCGTCCCTGATGAAGGAGCGCATCAGCCGACGACGATCACCGCTCAGGCCGGATGCCCACCGCATCCCCGCCTTGCGTCCGGCGGGTGTGGCCAGCATCGTGACCTCCTGCGGCGTGAACCATCCGGCCGCGGCGTAGTCGCTCAGCCGCCGCTGCGTGAGCCTGACCTCTTCACGGCGCAACGCGATGATGGCGAGGATGAAGCCGAGGAACAGCGGCACCTGCGTGGTGATGTAGAGAACGAAGAAATCGCCCAGCAGTGACGAGCCGTTCCAGTAGGCGTGCAGCACGATCGCACCGATCAAGCCGAGCGCGCCCGAGCCGAGAGCCTGGGCGGCGCTGGCGCCGCGCCGCGCCGCCAGGCCGATCGCGAAGCCGGTGAGGGCGGTGAACATGGCATGGGCGAACGGGGAGACCAGTCCGCGCAGGATGAAGGTGAGAGTCAGTTCTTCCGCACCCCCGGTGAGCAGACTGATGCCGAAGTACTGGATGTTCTCCGTGAAGGCGAAGCCGGCGCCGACCAGCGCGCCGTACACCACGCCGTCGACGGGTCCGTCGAACGCGCGCCGACCGATCAGGAAGATCAGGAAGACGCCGAGGCCCTTGGCGGTCTCCTCTACGATCGGCGCCTGGACGACCCCGCCGAACACGTCGCCGACCTGCCCGACGGCCAGCGTCAGCAGCAGATCCACCAGCAGACTCAGACCGACCGCGACCACAGCGCCCCATGCGAGTGCGAAGACGATAAGGCTCTTCGGCTCTGGCTCCCACCTGTCGATCAGACGCACGCCGAGGAGCACGATGCCGAGCGGGATCAACGCGAGCACGAGCCCGACGATCGAGGCGCCGGCGCCGATGAACTCGGCGAAGTACGCGATCAGCGCGAGGAGCAGGAAGGCGAGCAGTCCGAACACCCAGACCGCCACCGTCCTGCCCTTGCGCACCGGCAGCACCAGCGCCGGCATGGCCGGAGCAGGTGACGGCGCCGGTGGCGTGGAGGGGGCTTGAGGGGACGGACGATCGAAGGCCGATGCGAAGCCCGCACGGGGCTCTCCTCCAAAGCTCATGGGGAAAGCCTAGAGCCAGCCTCGGTCACCTCCGCCATCTCGGCCGGTAGCGTAGAGACATGCGATTCGCCCACCTGAGCACTCGCGCGTCCGAGTCCCTGCATCTCGCCGTCATCGACGGTGAAGACGCCATCCTCGTCAGCGACCTCCTGTCCCCCGCCCCGGCAACGCTGCAGCAGCTGATCGAGGGCGGTGATGAGATGCTCGACCGACTGCGCGCCGCGTTCGCCGAGACGTCTGCACCACGGCATCCGATCAGCGATGCGACGTTCGGATCGGCGGTCATCGCGCCGCCCGCGATCCTCGCCGTAGGGCTGAACTACGCCGCCCACTCCAGCGAGTTGGGGCTGAAGACCGACACGGCGCCGACGGTCTTCACCCTCTGGCCGAACTCTCTCGCCGGCCACGGACAGACCACCTCCTGGCCGCGCACTCTCAGCGAGTCGATCGACTACGAGGCCGAGCTGGGTGTGATCATCGGGCGCCCCACCAAGGACGTCGCCGCCGCAGACGCCCTGAGCGCGGTCTGGGGATACACCGCAGTGAACGACATCACCGCGCGCGACATCCAGTTCGCCGAGG from Microbacterium sp. H1-D42 carries:
- a CDS encoding PrsW family intramembrane metalloprotease gives rise to the protein MSFGGEPRAGFASAFDRPSPQAPSTPPAPSPAPAMPALVLPVRKGRTVAVWVFGLLAFLLLALIAYFAEFIGAGASIVGLVLALIPLGIVLLGVRLIDRWEPEPKSLIVFALAWGAVVAVGLSLLVDLLLTLAVGQVGDVFGGVVQAPIVEETAKGLGVFLIFLIGRRAFDGPVDGVVYGALVGAGFAFTENIQYFGISLLTGGAEELTLTFILRGLVSPFAHAMFTALTGFAIGLAARRGASAAQALGSGALGLIGAIVLHAYWNGSSLLGDFFVLYITTQVPLFLGFILAIIALRREEVRLTQRRLSDYAAAGWFTPQEVTMLATPAGRKAGMRWASGLSGDRRRLMRSFIRDATELASVRQRAITRRDPYAGADEYALLMRTRQTRAQLLAY
- a CDS encoding cache domain-containing protein, whose translation is MTTTTTHPAAAARIVEDYFGSPIQQLLGWVDPCARQLADVLQAGALTRAKLDAIVEPYASQTLGLRDVPVYGAGFIATLDLLADAHSHLAWWQGDERRKLVLASQTVNKEYIDYSELEWYRVPMSTLLPHVAGPYVDYLCSDEYTITIAVPAIADGRALGVAGLDLLVAEVERELTPRFAALGLQVTLTNGVGRVVVSTDPRCATGDSVRGSRLADLPRIACEGVALDVIVESL
- a CDS encoding fumarylacetoacetate hydrolase family protein gives rise to the protein MRFAHLSTRASESLHLAVIDGEDAILVSDLLSPAPATLQQLIEGGDEMLDRLRAAFAETSAPRHPISDATFGSAVIAPPAILAVGLNYAAHSSELGLKTDTAPTVFTLWPNSLAGHGQTTSWPRTLSESIDYEAELGVIIGRPTKDVAAADALSAVWGYTAVNDITARDIQFAEAQWSRCKSFDGFTPTGPVVVTADEIPDPQDLHIWAVVDGHTVQDASTGQMVRSVATLIAHLSTAITLQPGTLISTGSPGGAGYSRDPQIFLRDRSTVTVGIDGIGELTTHCRILD